One segment of Actinomyces sp. 432 DNA contains the following:
- a CDS encoding DUF3117 domain-containing protein produces MAAMKPRTGDGPLEVVKEGRSIIMRMPLEGGGRLVVEITPDEIKELQEALASVKY; encoded by the coding sequence ATGGCTGCCATGAAGCCCAGGACCGGCGACGGGCCGCTCGAGGTCGTCAAGGAGGGCCGCTCCATCATCATGCGGATGCCGCTGGAGGGCGGCGGCCGGCTGGTCGTTGAGATCACGCCCGATGAGATCAAGGAGCTGCAGGAGGCACTGGCCTCCGTGAAGTACTGA
- a CDS encoding Sec-independent protein translocase TatB, translating into MFPGISGAEFFVLLLVLVIVVGPQRLPEYTRKLTQGVRRLRVFLDNAKTQIAEEVGPELSELDLSDLDPRNYDPRKIVRDALGEDLEAIRRDLTNPFQSVMETAKEASDEAAAAVSGKGQKSSKSLSRMIEDKADETRAARAAAKPTAAGPSVEPGPAPSQARDGAGADASENGVKDPQQAAAEAAAVTAELPQVDSVAAAGAESDASGDATTERAADTGESTCGDAVSGEDAAAARAAAQPAVDAGDTVTAEIPEVQPPAADEPAADQDAAAEPQVAADAVAASVPSSLEAEAARHGDAQTLRPVSPRDIVRAANEAARTRAEAAAALI; encoded by the coding sequence ATGTTTCCGGGCATCTCGGGTGCGGAGTTCTTCGTCCTCCTGCTGGTACTAGTCATTGTGGTGGGTCCGCAGCGCCTGCCCGAATACACCCGCAAGCTGACGCAGGGCGTGCGGCGGCTGCGTGTGTTCCTCGACAACGCCAAGACCCAGATCGCCGAGGAGGTCGGCCCCGAGCTGAGCGAGCTGGACCTGTCCGACCTGGACCCGCGCAACTACGACCCCCGCAAGATCGTGCGCGACGCGCTGGGGGAGGACCTCGAGGCCATTCGCCGGGACCTGACCAACCCCTTCCAGTCGGTGATGGAAACCGCCAAGGAGGCCAGTGACGAGGCCGCGGCAGCGGTCAGTGGCAAGGGCCAGAAGAGCTCCAAGTCGTTGTCGCGGATGATTGAGGACAAGGCCGACGAGACGCGCGCCGCTCGGGCTGCGGCGAAGCCCACCGCGGCGGGCCCCTCAGTGGAGCCTGGGCCGGCGCCGAGCCAGGCACGGGACGGGGCTGGCGCGGATGCGTCCGAGAACGGCGTCAAGGACCCGCAGCAGGCAGCTGCCGAGGCGGCAGCGGTGACAGCCGAGCTGCCTCAGGTCGACTCGGTTGCTGCCGCAGGTGCGGAGTCCGACGCCAGCGGGGATGCAACCACGGAGCGCGCCGCGGATACAGGCGAGTCCACCTGCGGGGATGCCGTGAGCGGGGAGGATGCCGCTGCCGCACGTGCTGCGGCTCAGCCCGCCGTGGATGCCGGTGACACGGTCACGGCCGAGATCCCCGAGGTGCAGCCACCCGCCGCCGACGAGCCGGCTGCGGATCAGGACGCGGCTGCAGAACCGCAAGTGGCTGCGGATGCGGTCGCGGCCAGTGTCCCCTCCAGTCTGGAGGCGGAAGCGGCACGGCACGGGGACGCGCAGACTCTGCGCCCGGTCTCGCCGCGCGACATTGTGCGCGCCGCAAACGAAGCGGCCCGTACTCGCGCCGAGGCCGCCGCGGCCCTCATCTGA